Proteins co-encoded in one Opitutus terrae PB90-1 genomic window:
- a CDS encoding acyl-CoA desaturase produces the protein MPFRIPTARINWTNSSFLIGTAFVTCTAVPLYLWHFGLDAFQLTLFLAFVIGTGLSITLGYHRLFAHIAFQAKWPVRLVTLLFGAAAFENNALAWVSDHRRHHKHVDHDDDPYDISKGFWHAHIGWILFKLDPEPPWDNVNDLRKDPLVMWQVRWYVPIAVGVGFVLPAALGYLYSGWAGALGAFLLAGVARVTAVQHMTFFINSLCHTVGRQPYSDRCSARDSWVMALFTFGEGYHNYHHEFQHDYRNGVKWWQWDPTKWTIWTLEKLGLVEGLRRVPEEKILLSQLADTRRRLNARLASGHPHLNERLRDMLQRSDAKLHQLGERWAALKSEYAAKAGALKAEYAEKAGALKAEYAERANTQLAEARAALAEMRREIAAALSLLERAGATT, from the coding sequence ATGCCGTTTCGGATTCCTACTGCCCGCATTAACTGGACGAATAGCTCGTTCCTGATCGGGACCGCTTTCGTCACCTGCACCGCGGTGCCGCTTTACCTCTGGCACTTCGGCTTGGACGCGTTTCAGCTCACCCTGTTTCTCGCGTTCGTCATCGGCACCGGGCTGAGCATCACGTTGGGATATCATCGGCTTTTCGCTCACATCGCGTTCCAGGCCAAATGGCCGGTGCGATTGGTCACGCTGCTGTTCGGGGCTGCGGCCTTTGAGAACAATGCACTCGCGTGGGTTTCCGATCACCGACGGCACCACAAGCACGTCGACCACGACGACGATCCTTATGACATCAGCAAGGGGTTCTGGCACGCACACATCGGCTGGATCCTCTTCAAGCTCGATCCCGAGCCGCCGTGGGACAACGTGAACGATCTGCGCAAGGACCCGCTGGTGATGTGGCAGGTGCGTTGGTACGTGCCGATCGCGGTCGGCGTGGGTTTCGTGCTCCCCGCCGCGCTGGGCTACCTCTACTCGGGCTGGGCGGGTGCGCTCGGAGCCTTTCTGCTCGCGGGGGTCGCGCGCGTCACCGCGGTGCAGCACATGACATTTTTCATCAACTCCCTTTGCCATACGGTCGGCCGGCAGCCGTATTCCGACCGCTGCAGTGCGCGCGACAGCTGGGTCATGGCGCTGTTTACGTTTGGCGAGGGCTACCACAACTATCACCACGAGTTTCAGCACGACTACCGCAACGGCGTGAAGTGGTGGCAATGGGATCCGACCAAATGGACGATCTGGACGCTCGAGAAGCTGGGACTCGTCGAGGGGCTCCGCCGCGTACCCGAGGAGAAGATCCTTCTCTCGCAGCTCGCCGACACGCGGCGACGCTTGAATGCCCGGTTGGCCAGCGGCCATCCGCACCTCAACGAACGGCTGCGCGACATGCTCCAGCGGTCCGACGCGAAACTTCATCAACTCGGCGAACGCTGGGCGGCTTTGAAATCCGAATACGCGGCCAAGGCCGGGGCGCTGAAGGCGGAATACGCCGAGAAGGCGGGAGCGCTGAAGGCCGAGTACGCGGAGCGGGCCAACACGCAATTGGCGGAGGCGCGCGCGGCGCTGGCCGAAATGCGGCGGGAGATCGCCGCGGCGCTCTCGCTCCTCGAGCGCGCGGGTGCGACGACCTAG
- a CDS encoding phospholipase D-like domain-containing protein, whose protein sequence is MLELPRDFLEQFLDRGLVAVLFSIAGFVFAVFLIARLMSEKRAPANTFAWLLIIVLLPYVGVPLYLLLGGRKLRRLAERKSRLRPTLPAGAPTPTTDAEAVAQTVMASGAAAPVAGNRLTLLTTGEAAYAALERGIRGARHSIHVTTFILGRDDTGRRLVRLLAERARAGVKVRLLLDAVGCMFLSRRFVLPIKKAGGEVVWFMPVLPFTSRGSANLRNHRKIAVFDHCTAIIGGQNLAREYMGPVPYRRRFNDFGTLIEGPAAALLNEVFIADWSFASRQSADGLHAEISPDAVVRPRGEADLQIVASGPDVPGDPLYEGILAMIQDAKRSLWIVTPYFLPDEVLLRSLMVKAHAGCAVNLILPARSNHPVTDFARRHYVRELQRAGGRIWLFQPGMLHSKAMIVDDRVALFGSANFDMRSLFVNFEIGVFVHSSADVLAIKGWASSLVSQSKPHRPDKRRKRTFVGNVLEDLSRLLAPLL, encoded by the coding sequence ATGCTCGAACTCCCGCGCGATTTCCTCGAGCAGTTCCTCGATCGCGGCCTCGTGGCCGTGCTGTTCTCGATCGCCGGTTTTGTTTTCGCCGTCTTCTTGATCGCCCGGTTGATGAGCGAAAAACGCGCGCCGGCCAACACGTTCGCGTGGCTGCTGATCATCGTGCTGCTGCCCTACGTCGGCGTTCCGCTTTACCTGCTGCTCGGCGGCCGGAAACTGCGGCGCCTCGCCGAGCGTAAGTCCCGCCTCCGGCCCACGCTGCCGGCTGGCGCCCCGACTCCCACCACGGATGCGGAAGCGGTGGCGCAAACCGTCATGGCCAGTGGGGCCGCCGCGCCTGTCGCCGGCAACCGGCTGACGCTCCTCACGACCGGCGAAGCCGCTTATGCCGCGCTGGAACGCGGCATCCGCGGCGCGCGACATTCGATTCACGTCACCACCTTCATCCTGGGACGGGACGACACGGGACGCCGACTGGTGCGACTGCTCGCGGAGCGGGCCCGCGCCGGCGTGAAGGTGCGGCTGTTGCTCGACGCGGTTGGCTGCATGTTTCTCAGCCGACGGTTCGTGCTGCCGATCAAGAAAGCCGGCGGCGAGGTCGTCTGGTTCATGCCGGTGCTGCCGTTTACCTCGCGCGGTTCCGCCAATCTCCGCAATCACCGCAAAATCGCCGTCTTCGATCACTGCACCGCGATCATCGGCGGACAAAACCTCGCGCGCGAATACATGGGCCCCGTGCCCTATCGCCGCCGGTTTAATGATTTCGGCACGCTGATCGAAGGCCCCGCTGCTGCCCTGCTCAACGAGGTGTTCATCGCCGACTGGTCGTTCGCGAGCCGGCAGTCTGCCGATGGGCTGCACGCGGAGATTTCGCCGGACGCGGTGGTGCGTCCGCGTGGCGAGGCAGACCTGCAGATCGTCGCCAGTGGACCCGATGTGCCCGGCGATCCGCTCTACGAGGGAATTCTGGCGATGATTCAAGATGCCAAACGCAGTCTGTGGATCGTCACACCCTATTTTCTCCCGGACGAGGTACTGCTGCGCTCGCTGATGGTGAAGGCACACGCCGGTTGCGCCGTAAACCTGATCCTCCCCGCGCGCTCGAACCATCCGGTGACCGACTTCGCGCGCCGTCACTACGTGCGCGAACTCCAGCGCGCCGGCGGCAGGATCTGGCTCTTCCAGCCCGGGATGCTGCACAGCAAAGCCATGATCGTCGACGATCGCGTCGCGCTGTTCGGTTCGGCAAACTTCGACATGCGCAGTCTGTTCGTGAATTTCGAGATCGGCGTCTTCGTGCATTCTTCCGCCGACGTGCTCGCCATCAAGGGCTGGGCGTCATCGCTGGTCAGCCAGTCGAAGCCGCATCGCCCCGACAAGCGGCGGAAACGGACGTTTGTGGGCAACGTGCTCGAGGACCTCAGCCGACTGCTCGCACCGCTGCTCTGA
- a CDS encoding Crp/Fnr family transcriptional regulator, translating into MSINAVSPSLHDHRLAALVSSLRACPLFDALPHADLETIAEGCQMRSLQKGEILFHEGEPAEGFYVIQLGQIGIFFITPEGREQIFSVFRAPESFAEVVMAMRHFPAGAKALEYSRVILVRRAPFRELLGRKPELALQMLASMSMHLKELLRLLQDSRGRQIEARLAEWLLQQSPAAAAGCPAVFELPVAKKVLASQLGVTSETLSRTFARFREEKVIQVTGATIGVLNGARLRAYAAGTA; encoded by the coding sequence ATGTCGATCAACGCCGTCTCTCCTTCCCTGCATGATCACCGGCTCGCGGCGTTGGTCTCGAGCCTGCGGGCGTGTCCGTTGTTCGATGCTTTGCCCCACGCCGACCTCGAGACCATCGCGGAGGGGTGTCAGATGCGTAGTTTGCAGAAAGGCGAGATCCTCTTCCACGAAGGTGAACCGGCCGAGGGATTTTACGTCATTCAACTCGGGCAAATCGGCATCTTCTTCATCACGCCGGAGGGGCGGGAGCAGATCTTTTCCGTGTTCCGGGCGCCCGAGAGTTTCGCCGAGGTGGTGATGGCGATGCGTCACTTCCCGGCCGGAGCGAAGGCCCTCGAGTACTCCCGCGTGATTCTGGTGCGCCGCGCGCCTTTTCGCGAGTTGCTCGGCCGCAAACCGGAACTGGCGTTGCAGATGCTGGCCTCGATGAGCATGCATCTGAAGGAACTGCTGCGCTTGCTGCAGGATTCGCGCGGCCGGCAGATCGAGGCGCGGCTGGCCGAGTGGCTGCTGCAACAAAGTCCGGCGGCGGCCGCCGGTTGCCCCGCAGTGTTCGAATTGCCCGTGGCGAAGAAAGTGCTCGCCAGCCAGCTCGGCGTCACAAGTGAAACGCTGTCCCGGACCTTCGCACGTTTTCGGGAGGAGAAAGTTATCCAAGTCACCGGCGCGACGATTGGGGTCCTGAACGGCGCGAGGCTGCGGGCGTATGCCGCCGGGACGGCGTGA
- a CDS encoding cbb3-type cytochrome c oxidase subunit II, protein MSLHDDHRLLFGSAFGMFAVLTSLIAIFPALDNQANNAPLPDSQPLTADELAGKRLFVANGCVSCHTQQVRNVAMDQVWGGRPSIAADYARIDRMDLWRNTATLMGTERTGPDLTSIGERQPSSTWHLLHLYNPRAVVAASIMPAYEWLFEYREQAAPGDTVVAVPEEYKRGPGTVVARPEALQLVAYLQSLKQPALPGGTAAPAFLYQRDSSATGPSDAAVITTELDGAALYATHCQACHQPNGQGLKGAFPSLKGSSIVLAEDPAKLIGIVMKGYDGRVSEGFAVMPPIGTIAKLKPAEVRAIINHERTSWGNQAPEVSQEQVNAVLQSIQP, encoded by the coding sequence ATGAGCCTGCACGACGATCACCGGCTCCTGTTCGGTTCGGCGTTCGGCATGTTCGCCGTTCTCACCTCCCTCATCGCCATCTTCCCCGCGCTCGACAATCAGGCCAACAACGCCCCGCTGCCCGACAGCCAGCCGCTGACCGCCGACGAGCTCGCGGGCAAACGGCTCTTCGTCGCCAACGGCTGCGTGAGTTGCCACACCCAACAGGTCCGGAACGTCGCGATGGATCAGGTCTGGGGCGGTCGGCCCAGCATCGCGGCCGACTACGCCCGGATCGACCGAATGGATCTTTGGCGCAACACCGCCACCCTCATGGGCACCGAGCGCACGGGTCCCGACCTGACCAGCATTGGGGAACGGCAGCCCAGCAGCACCTGGCATCTGCTCCATCTCTACAACCCGCGCGCCGTCGTCGCGGCGTCGATCATGCCGGCCTACGAGTGGTTGTTTGAATACCGCGAGCAGGCCGCGCCCGGCGACACGGTCGTCGCGGTCCCAGAGGAGTACAAGCGCGGTCCCGGGACGGTGGTTGCCCGGCCCGAGGCGCTGCAACTCGTCGCGTATCTCCAGTCGCTGAAGCAACCCGCGTTGCCCGGCGGCACTGCCGCGCCGGCGTTTCTCTACCAGCGCGATTCCTCGGCAACGGGTCCAAGCGACGCGGCCGTGATCACCACCGAACTGGACGGCGCCGCGCTTTATGCGACGCATTGCCAGGCCTGCCACCAACCGAACGGCCAGGGCCTGAAGGGAGCTTTTCCGTCACTGAAGGGCAGCTCGATCGTGCTCGCCGAGGATCCGGCGAAACTCATCGGCATCGTGATGAAGGGCTATGACGGCCGGGTGTCGGAAGGCTTCGCCGTGATGCCGCCGATCGGCACGATCGCGAAACTCAAGCCCGCCGAGGTGCGCGCGATCATCAATCACGAGCGGACCAGTTGGGGCAATCAGGCACCCGAGGTCTCGCAGGAACAAGTGAACGCCGTGCTTCAGTCGATTCAACCATGA
- a CDS encoding cbb3-type cytochrome c oxidase subunit I — protein MVLVSALLGSVFPATIAPGAWSEPGVIITGVLLAIPVLVTLALLGQKFRRWAGPRRSAGPVSVAVAGRDPLFEAAVNEPSTSTNGHGVISNVDEAGTVRFVPAKQKAVSRPGLDPGLARLLLWYLGTATFWLLFGTTVGEYLGIKFVAPDVDRVSWLSFGRLRPVHTNAVFWGWASLAMAGLGFYVTSVVSNAPLKSLRRGWWSLGLINAAVILGSVALMAGVNNGGGEYREYIWPVMALFAAGILLALTNLIGTIAQRRSREIYISSWYIVAAVMFVAVIVVVAYTPFWQRGLGETIIQGYYMHQGVGMWFMMFLLGLTYYFLPQQLNTPIFSYSLGILAFWTQILFYTLIGTHHFVFSSIPWSLQTVAIVASVGMVIPVVAGTANFLLTFRGSFHRIGSSYTLPFFLVGVVFYFTGSMQGTAEAFRSTNLFWHFTDFTVAHSHLTMYGIITFLLWGCIYATVPRLTGREPPQATVGAHFWMALLGLLFYTVPLMIGGTLRGLAWLEGKPFIDSVVLMAPYWLWRAIGGTLMWISHWVFAYNLYRMIAGPRAVASTAARSPRDPFPAEVTA, from the coding sequence ATGGTCTTGGTCTCCGCCCTGCTCGGAAGCGTCTTCCCCGCCACGATCGCCCCTGGCGCCTGGAGTGAACCCGGCGTTATCATCACGGGAGTGCTGCTGGCGATTCCCGTGCTCGTCACCCTGGCACTGCTGGGACAGAAATTCCGCCGCTGGGCCGGCCCTCGCCGAAGCGCCGGGCCGGTGAGCGTCGCCGTCGCCGGGCGCGACCCGCTGTTCGAGGCGGCAGTGAACGAGCCCAGCACGAGCACGAATGGCCACGGGGTGATCAGCAACGTCGATGAGGCGGGAACGGTGCGCTTCGTGCCCGCGAAGCAGAAAGCCGTGTCGCGGCCCGGCCTCGATCCGGGTCTCGCGCGCCTGCTGCTCTGGTATCTCGGCACGGCGACATTCTGGCTGCTTTTCGGCACCACCGTTGGCGAGTATTTGGGGATCAAATTCGTGGCACCGGACGTGGATCGGGTCAGCTGGTTGAGTTTCGGTCGCCTGCGGCCGGTCCACACCAACGCCGTATTCTGGGGCTGGGCCTCGCTGGCGATGGCGGGCCTGGGCTTCTACGTCACCAGCGTCGTGAGCAACGCCCCGCTGAAAAGCCTGCGCCGCGGCTGGTGGTCACTCGGGTTAATCAATGCGGCCGTGATCCTCGGCAGCGTGGCGTTGATGGCCGGGGTGAACAATGGGGGCGGCGAATATCGCGAGTACATCTGGCCGGTGATGGCGCTCTTCGCCGCGGGCATCCTGCTCGCGTTGACCAATCTGATCGGCACGATCGCCCAGCGGCGCAGCCGCGAGATCTACATCTCGAGCTGGTACATCGTCGCCGCGGTGATGTTCGTCGCGGTCATCGTCGTCGTCGCGTACACGCCCTTCTGGCAGCGCGGGCTCGGCGAGACGATCATCCAGGGCTACTACATGCACCAAGGCGTCGGCATGTGGTTCATGATGTTCCTGCTGGGGCTCACGTATTATTTCCTGCCGCAGCAGCTCAACACGCCGATCTTCTCCTACAGTCTCGGTATCCTGGCATTCTGGACACAGATCCTCTTCTACACGCTGATCGGCACGCACCACTTCGTATTCAGCTCGATTCCGTGGTCACTGCAGACCGTCGCGATCGTGGCCAGCGTCGGGATGGTGATCCCGGTGGTGGCGGGTACTGCGAACTTCCTGCTCACGTTCCGCGGCAGCTTTCACCGGATCGGCAGCAGCTACACCCTGCCCTTCTTTCTCGTCGGGGTCGTCTTCTACTTCACCGGCTCGATGCAAGGCACCGCGGAAGCGTTCCGGTCGACCAATCTGTTCTGGCACTTCACCGACTTCACGGTCGCGCACTCGCACCTCACAATGTACGGCATCATCACGTTCCTGCTGTGGGGCTGTATCTACGCGACGGTGCCGCGGCTGACGGGTCGCGAACCGCCGCAGGCCACGGTCGGGGCGCATTTCTGGATGGCGCTGCTGGGACTGCTGTTCTACACGGTGCCGCTGATGATCGGCGGGACCCTGCGCGGCCTCGCGTGGCTGGAGGGAAAGCCGTTCATCGACAGCGTTGTGCTCATGGCGCCCTACTGGCTGTGGCGCGCGATCGGCGGGACGCTCATGTGGATCTCGCACTGGGTGTTCGCCTATAACCTCTATCGCATGATCGCGGGTCCGCGCGCGGTCGCGTCCACCGCGGCCCGCTCTCCTCGCGATCCATTCCCCGCGGAGGTGACGGCATGA
- a CDS encoding MarR family winged helix-turn-helix transcriptional regulator, producing the protein MAAKDQPLGKKDYETLAEFRYALRKFLGFSEEAASRHGVTPQQYQALLAIEGFPGRNWVTIGELAEQMRIAHHSAVGLVDRMEALRLVRRVTAKEDRRRVQVLLTAKGLKLLEKLYRVHRGELRSTGAKLAALLRKAAVKIPRRAAATGGTPEEAE; encoded by the coding sequence ATGGCTGCGAAGGACCAGCCGCTCGGCAAAAAGGATTACGAGACGCTAGCGGAGTTTCGCTACGCCCTGAGAAAATTCCTTGGCTTCAGCGAAGAGGCTGCGAGCCGGCATGGCGTGACGCCCCAGCAGTATCAGGCGCTGCTGGCGATCGAAGGTTTTCCCGGCCGCAATTGGGTCACCATTGGCGAGCTCGCCGAGCAGATGCGGATCGCGCATCACAGTGCGGTCGGACTGGTCGACCGGATGGAAGCCCTCCGGCTCGTGCGACGCGTCACCGCGAAGGAAGACCGCCGCCGCGTGCAGGTGCTCCTGACGGCCAAGGGTCTGAAACTGCTGGAGAAGCTCTATCGCGTGCATCGCGGCGAATTGCGTTCGACCGGCGCGAAACTGGCAGCGCTTTTGCGGAAGGCGGCCGTGAAGATCCCGCGCCGCGCCGCGGCGACCGGTGG